A single window of Gadus morhua chromosome 22, gadMor3.0, whole genome shotgun sequence DNA harbors:
- the LOC115536310 gene encoding cytosolic non-specific dipeptidase isoform X1: MAHLSTLFKYLDEHQDLYVERLAEWVAVQSVSAWPEKRGEIKKMMEIAAKDIERLGGTVEMVDIGKQKLPSGEEIPLPPIVLGQLGSDPAKKTVCIYGHLDVQPANLEDGWDTEPFTLVEKDGKLFGRGSTDDKGPVLAWFNCIEAYQKIQQDLPINIKFCFEGMEESGSEGLDELIFARKDTFLKDVDYVCISDNYWLGKTKPCITYGLRGICYFFMEVECGDKDLHSGVFGGSVHEAMTDLITLMGSLVDKKGRIQVPGMYDNVAEVTEEEKQLYEKIEFDLGEYCKDVGVRKLLHSTKEQILMHRWRYPSLSLHGIEGAFSDGGAKTVIPRKVIGKFSIRLVPDMDPKVVEKQVVDYMQKKFSELGSPNKMTVSMGHGAKAWVSDFNHPHYMAGRKAMKTVFGVEPDLTREGGSIPVTLTFQEATGRNVMLLPLGSSDDGAHSQNEKLNRTNYIQGTKMLGAYFHEVSLLE; encoded by the exons ATGGCCCATCTCTCAACCCTTTTCAAATACTTGGACGAACACCAGGATCTCTATGTTGAG CGCCTGGCGGAATGGGTGGCTGTCCAGAGCGTGTCTGCCTGGCCGGAGAAGCGTGGGGAGATCAAAAAGATGATGGAGATAGCAGCCAAAGACATCGAGAGACTGGGGGGCACAGTAGAGATGGTGGACATCGGCAAACAAAAG CTTCCGTCCGGGGAGGAgatccccctgccccccattGTCCTGGGCCAGCTTGGTTCTGACCCGGCCAAGAAGACCGTTTGTATCTATGGTCACCTGGATGTCCAGCCGGCCAACCTTGAAGATGGCTGGGACACGGAGCCCTTCACACTGGTGGAGAAAGACG GTAAGCTCTTCGGAAGAGGGTCCACAGACGACAAGGGCCCTGTACTGGCCTGGTTCAACTGCATCGAGGCGTACCAGAAGATCCAGCAG GACCTTCCCATCAACATCAAGTTCTGCtttgaggggatggaggagtcCGGCTCAGAGGGTTTGGATGAGCTCATCTTCGCCCGCAAGGACACCTTCCTGAAGGACGTCGACTACGTGTGCATCTCAGACAACTACTGGCTGGGCAAGACCAAGCCCTGCATCACCTACGGCCTCCGAGGCATCTGCTACTTCTTCATGGAg gtggagtgtggcgACAAGGACCTTCACTCTGGCGTGTTCGGCGGCTCTGTTCATGAAGCCATGACCGACCTCATCACACTCATGG GCTCCCTGGTGGACAAGAAGGGGAGGATCCAGGTGCCAGGGATGTACGACAACGTGGCTGAAgtcacagaggaggagaagcagctgTACGAGAAGATCGAGTTCGACCTGGGAGAGTACTGCAAGGACGTGGGCGTCCGCAAGCTGCTGCACTCCACCAAG GAGCAAATCCTCATGCACCGCTGGAggtatccatctctctctctccacggcATCGAGGGGGCGTTCTCCGATGGAGGGGCCAAGACGGTTATTCCCAGGAAAGTCATCGGAAAATTCTCCATCCGCCTTGTCCCGGACATGGACCCCAAAGTGGTGGAGAAACAG GTGGTAGATTACATGCAGAAGAAGTTCTCTGAGCTGGGGAGTCCCAACAAGATGACGGTCAGCATGGGACACGGTGCCAAGGCATGGGTCTCCGACTTCAACCACCCTCACTACATGGCCGGTCGCAAGGCTATGAAGACAG TCTTCGGCGTGGAGCCGGACCTGACCCGCGAGGGCGGCAGCATCCCGGTCACGCTGACCTTCCAGGAGGCCACGGGACGCAACGTCATGCTGCTCCCCCTCGGGTCCTCAGACGACGGGGCCCACTCTCAGAACGAGAAGCTCAACAG GACTAACTACATCCAGGGGACCAAGATGCTGGGAGCCTACTTCCACGAGGTTTCCCTGCTTGAATAA
- the LOC115536310 gene encoding cytosolic non-specific dipeptidase isoform X2, with protein MEESGSEGLDELIFARKDTFLKDVDYVCISDNYWLGKTKPCITYGLRGICYFFMEVECGDKDLHSGVFGGSVHEAMTDLITLMGSLVDKKGRIQVPGMYDNVAEVTEEEKQLYEKIEFDLGEYCKDVGVRKLLHSTKEQILMHRWRYPSLSLHGIEGAFSDGGAKTVIPRKVIGKFSIRLVPDMDPKVVEKQVVDYMQKKFSELGSPNKMTVSMGHGAKAWVSDFNHPHYMAGRKAMKTVFGVEPDLTREGGSIPVTLTFQEATGRNVMLLPLGSSDDGAHSQNEKLNRTNYIQGTKMLGAYFHEVSLLE; from the exons atggaggagtcCGGCTCAGAGGGTTTGGATGAGCTCATCTTCGCCCGCAAGGACACCTTCCTGAAGGACGTCGACTACGTGTGCATCTCAGACAACTACTGGCTGGGCAAGACCAAGCCCTGCATCACCTACGGCCTCCGAGGCATCTGCTACTTCTTCATGGAg gtggagtgtggcgACAAGGACCTTCACTCTGGCGTGTTCGGCGGCTCTGTTCATGAAGCCATGACCGACCTCATCACACTCATGG GCTCCCTGGTGGACAAGAAGGGGAGGATCCAGGTGCCAGGGATGTACGACAACGTGGCTGAAgtcacagaggaggagaagcagctgTACGAGAAGATCGAGTTCGACCTGGGAGAGTACTGCAAGGACGTGGGCGTCCGCAAGCTGCTGCACTCCACCAAG GAGCAAATCCTCATGCACCGCTGGAggtatccatctctctctctccacggcATCGAGGGGGCGTTCTCCGATGGAGGGGCCAAGACGGTTATTCCCAGGAAAGTCATCGGAAAATTCTCCATCCGCCTTGTCCCGGACATGGACCCCAAAGTGGTGGAGAAACAG GTGGTAGATTACATGCAGAAGAAGTTCTCTGAGCTGGGGAGTCCCAACAAGATGACGGTCAGCATGGGACACGGTGCCAAGGCATGGGTCTCCGACTTCAACCACCCTCACTACATGGCCGGTCGCAAGGCTATGAAGACAG TCTTCGGCGTGGAGCCGGACCTGACCCGCGAGGGCGGCAGCATCCCGGTCACGCTGACCTTCCAGGAGGCCACGGGACGCAACGTCATGCTGCTCCCCCTCGGGTCCTCAGACGACGGGGCCCACTCTCAGAACGAGAAGCTCAACAG GACTAACTACATCCAGGGGACCAAGATGCTGGGAGCCTACTTCCACGAGGTTTCCCTGCTTGAATAA